One Actinoplanes missouriensis 431 DNA segment encodes these proteins:
- the hemB gene encoding porphobilinogen synthase has product MSFPDIRPRRLRRTPAIRRLVEETRIAPSELVLPVFLKEGLTEPKPISSMPGVVQHTRESLLKAAHDAVSAGVGGLMLFGVPDDANKDETGSAGLDPEGILNVGLRDLRREFGDATVVMGDLCLDEFTSHGHCGVLAADGSVDNDATLEIYAEMAVAQAEAGAHMVGPSGMMDGQIGVVRRALDKAGHQDIGILAYSAKYAGAFYGPFREAVESTLQGDRRQYQQDPPNLREALREVDLDVAEGADIVMVKPALAYLDVIAAIRERVTVPVAAYQVSGEYAMVEAAAANGWIDRERVILESLTSIKRAGAQITLTYWASEVAGLLRG; this is encoded by the coding sequence ATGTCCTTCCCCGATATCCGCCCGCGCCGGCTGCGGCGCACCCCGGCGATCCGCCGCCTCGTCGAGGAGACCAGGATCGCCCCGTCCGAGCTGGTCCTTCCGGTCTTCCTGAAGGAGGGGCTGACCGAGCCGAAGCCGATCAGCTCGATGCCGGGCGTCGTCCAGCACACCCGCGAGTCGCTGCTGAAGGCCGCGCACGACGCGGTCAGCGCCGGCGTCGGCGGCCTGATGCTCTTCGGCGTGCCGGACGACGCCAACAAGGACGAGACCGGCTCGGCCGGGCTCGACCCCGAGGGCATCCTCAACGTCGGCCTCCGCGACCTCCGCCGCGAGTTCGGCGACGCGACAGTGGTGATGGGCGACCTCTGCCTGGACGAGTTCACCTCGCACGGGCACTGCGGCGTGCTCGCCGCCGACGGTTCCGTCGACAACGACGCCACCCTGGAAATCTACGCCGAGATGGCCGTGGCCCAGGCCGAGGCCGGCGCGCACATGGTCGGCCCGTCCGGAATGATGGACGGCCAGATCGGCGTGGTCCGGCGGGCCCTCGACAAGGCCGGCCACCAGGACATCGGGATCCTCGCCTACTCCGCGAAGTACGCCGGGGCGTTCTACGGCCCGTTCCGCGAGGCCGTCGAGTCCACCCTGCAGGGCGACCGCCGGCAGTACCAGCAGGACCCGCCGAACCTGCGGGAGGCGCTGCGCGAGGTCGACCTGGACGTGGCCGAGGGTGCCGACATCGTCATGGTGAAGCCGGCCCTGGCCTACCTCGACGTGATCGCCGCGATCCGCGAGCGGGTGACCGTCCCGGTCGCCGCCTACCAGGTCTCCGGCGAGTACGCGATGGTCGAGGCCGCCGCCGCCAACGGATGGATCGACCGGGAGCGGGTGATCCTGGAGTCGCTGACCTCGATCAAGCGGGCCGGCGCCCAGATCACGCTCACCTACTGGGCCAGCGAGGTCGCCGGGCTCCTGCGGGGTTAG
- a CDS encoding bifunctional uroporphyrinogen-III C-methyltransferase/uroporphyrinogen-III synthase: MTTRTARKPAGRIAFIGAGPGDPELLTRRAYAALTDADQVVYDRGVPESLLSAIRSDAKEDAQFSPAEGAPGDVAKVLLSAAKSGLSAVHLVAGDPFGHDSVVKEVQAVARTAVHFEVIPGIGQAEGVAAYAGVPLPGVRVAADVDDITTLDFDALAGAAQKGSFAVAVDAGDLAAVRDGLLAAGVEPGVPVGVTGDGTGETQYTTTSTVDSFVAAALGFTGRVVLTVGSEVAERDSMSWWENRPLYGWKVLVPRTKEQAGAMSARLRAYGAIPCEVPTIAVEPPRTPAQMERAVKGLVDGRYAWVIFTSVNAVRAVWEKFAEHGLDARHFGGVKIACIGEATAEAVRAFGIQPELIPAGEQSSEGLLAEFSPHDEILDPVGRVLLPRADIATETLAAGLIERGWEVDDVTAYRTVRAAPPPAEIRDAIKSGGFDAVLFTSSSTVRNLVGIAGKPHARTVVAVIGPKTAETAVEFGLRVDTQPQNASVPDLVEALAEYALELREKLAAMPAKQRRGSKVQGPTALRFR; encoded by the coding sequence ATGACCACCCGCACCGCCCGTAAGCCAGCCGGACGCATCGCGTTCATCGGCGCCGGACCCGGCGACCCGGAGCTGCTGACCCGTCGCGCGTACGCGGCGCTGACCGATGCCGACCAGGTGGTCTACGACCGCGGCGTGCCCGAGTCGCTGCTGAGCGCGATCCGTTCCGACGCCAAGGAAGACGCCCAGTTCAGCCCGGCCGAGGGCGCCCCCGGCGACGTCGCCAAGGTGCTGCTCTCCGCCGCCAAGTCCGGCCTCTCCGCGGTGCACCTGGTCGCCGGCGACCCGTTCGGCCACGACTCGGTGGTCAAGGAGGTGCAGGCGGTCGCCCGGACCGCCGTGCACTTCGAGGTGATCCCCGGCATCGGCCAGGCCGAGGGCGTCGCGGCGTACGCCGGTGTGCCGCTGCCCGGCGTACGGGTCGCCGCCGACGTCGACGACATCACCACCCTGGACTTCGACGCGCTCGCCGGCGCGGCTCAGAAGGGCTCGTTCGCGGTCGCCGTGGACGCCGGTGACCTGGCCGCCGTGCGCGACGGCCTGCTCGCCGCCGGTGTCGAGCCGGGCGTCCCGGTCGGCGTGACCGGCGACGGCACCGGCGAGACGCAGTACACCACCACCTCGACCGTGGACAGCTTCGTCGCGGCCGCGCTCGGCTTCACCGGCCGGGTCGTGCTCACCGTCGGCTCCGAGGTCGCCGAGCGCGACAGCATGAGCTGGTGGGAGAACCGCCCGCTGTACGGCTGGAAGGTGCTCGTGCCGCGGACCAAGGAGCAGGCCGGCGCGATGAGCGCCCGGCTGCGTGCCTACGGCGCGATCCCGTGCGAGGTGCCGACCATCGCGGTCGAGCCGCCGCGTACCCCGGCGCAGATGGAGCGCGCGGTCAAGGGCCTGGTCGACGGCCGGTACGCCTGGGTGATCTTCACTTCGGTGAACGCGGTCCGGGCCGTCTGGGAGAAGTTCGCCGAGCACGGCCTGGACGCCCGCCACTTCGGCGGCGTCAAGATCGCGTGCATCGGTGAGGCGACCGCCGAGGCGGTCCGCGCGTTCGGCATCCAGCCGGAGCTGATCCCGGCCGGCGAGCAGTCCAGCGAGGGCCTGCTGGCCGAGTTCTCGCCGCACGACGAGATCCTCGACCCGGTCGGCCGGGTGCTGCTGCCGCGCGCCGACATCGCCACCGAGACCCTCGCGGCCGGGCTCATCGAGCGCGGCTGGGAGGTCGACGACGTCACCGCGTACCGGACGGTGCGGGCGGCCCCGCCGCCGGCCGAGATCCGCGACGCGATCAAGTCGGGCGGCTTCGACGCGGTGCTCTTCACCTCGTCCTCGACCGTGCGGAACCTGGTCGGCATCGCCGGCAAGCCGCACGCCCGCACGGTGGTCGCGGTGATCGGGCCGAAGACGGCGGAGACCGCCGTCGAGTTCGGCCTGCGGGTCGACACCCAGCCGCAGAACGCGTCGGTGCCGGACCTGGTCGAGGCGCTCGCGGAGTACGCGCTGGAGCTGCGCGAGAAGCTGGCCGCGATGCCGGCCAAGCAGCGCCGCGGGTCCAAGGTCCAGGGCCCCACGGCACTGCGATTCCGCTGA